The proteins below come from a single Holdemania massiliensis genomic window:
- the mutM gene encoding bifunctional DNA-formamidopyrimidine glycosylase/DNA-(apurinic or apyrimidinic site) lyase — MPELPEVETVVRTLELLIHDRRIEHVEVRVPKMIQMEEAEFCRRLTGQHFRRFSRRGKYLIFQMDDLYFIAHMRMEGKFYVQLPQEPLSKHVHVIMDLDDGTQLRYHDTRKFGTMELLELDGDLEHFHDLGPEPFSDQFNPDYCRAYLKKRRLPIKQCLLDQHFVAGVGNIYANEICFALRIDPRKRSDQLTRAQLEALPEVTRQILSLAIEAGGSSIRSYTSSLGVTGRFQLQIQVHGREGEACPLCGGEIKKITVAQRGTYYCPHCQKKRGTGIEYDQNCDYRRDRKREVDAERNFAQTGVCGR, encoded by the coding sequence ATGCCGGAGCTGCCAGAGGTTGAAACGGTAGTCCGCACGCTGGAGCTTTTGATCCACGACCGCCGGATTGAGCATGTCGAGGTGCGGGTGCCGAAAATGATTCAAATGGAGGAAGCTGAATTCTGCCGGCGTTTAACCGGGCAGCATTTCCGCCGGTTTTCACGGCGCGGGAAATATCTGATCTTTCAGATGGATGATCTGTATTTCATCGCCCACATGCGGATGGAAGGCAAGTTTTACGTGCAGCTGCCGCAAGAGCCGCTGTCCAAGCATGTTCATGTGATCATGGATCTGGATGATGGAACGCAGCTGCGCTATCACGATACGCGTAAATTCGGAACGATGGAATTGTTGGAACTGGACGGGGATCTGGAGCATTTTCATGACTTGGGACCCGAGCCGTTCAGCGATCAGTTCAATCCGGATTACTGCCGGGCGTATTTGAAAAAACGCCGGCTTCCGATTAAGCAATGTCTGTTGGATCAGCACTTTGTCGCGGGTGTCGGCAACATTTACGCCAATGAAATCTGCTTTGCGCTACGGATTGACCCGCGCAAGCGCAGCGATCAGCTGACCCGCGCTCAGCTTGAAGCGCTGCCGGAGGTAACCCGGCAGATTCTGAGCCTGGCGATCGAAGCCGGAGGCAGCTCGATCCGCAGCTATACGTCCTCCCTAGGCGTGACCGGCCGCTTCCAATTACAGATTCAGGTGCATGGCCGCGAGGGCGAAGCCTGTCCGCTGTGCGGGGGCGAAATTAAGAAAATTACGGTGGCTCAGCGGGGCACCTACTATTGTCCGCATTGTCAGAAAAAGAGAGGAACGGGAATCGAATATGATCAAAACTGCGATTACCGGCGTGATCGGAAGCGGGAAGTCGACGCTGAGCGCAATTTTGCGCAGACAGGGGTATGCGGTCGCTGA
- the coaE gene encoding dephospho-CoA kinase (Dephospho-CoA kinase (CoaE) performs the final step in coenzyme A biosynthesis.), translating to MIKTAITGVIGSGKSTLSAILRRQGYAVADCDEISRQIMQPGQIGYQRCIEAFGSEILTDQGQIDRAALAALVFQAEDLRLKLEAITHPLILDELNRQAQACEQPLWFAEVPLVFEAGMENQFDEIITVSAPLEVILQRLQEGRGISRAQAELRLAAQMSQEEKIRRSTCVIVNDGNLEAMERQILKWIKEKQDGTESERRIPQ from the coding sequence ATGATCAAAACTGCGATTACCGGCGTGATCGGAAGCGGGAAGTCGACGCTGAGCGCAATTTTGCGCAGACAGGGGTATGCGGTCGCTGACTGCGATGAGATCAGCCGTCAGATCATGCAGCCGGGACAAATCGGCTATCAGCGCTGTATAGAAGCGTTTGGCTCTGAAATTCTAACCGATCAGGGGCAGATTGACCGGGCGGCACTGGCGGCGCTGGTCTTTCAGGCGGAGGATCTTCGGCTGAAACTGGAGGCGATCACCCACCCTTTGATTCTGGATGAGCTGAACCGTCAGGCTCAGGCGTGCGAACAGCCGCTCTGGTTTGCCGAGGTGCCGCTGGTCTTTGAGGCGGGCATGGAAAATCAGTTCGATGAGATCATCACGGTCAGCGCGCCCCTGGAAGTGATTCTTCAGCGGCTGCAAGAGGGCCGCGGCATTTCCCGCGCGCAGGCTGAATTACGGCTGGCTGCACAGATGAGCCAGGAAGAAAAAATCCGCCGTTCAACCTGCGTGATCGTCAACGACGGGAATCTTGAAGCGATGGAAAGACAGATTCTGAAGTGGATCAAGGAGAAACAAGATGGAACTGAAAGCGAAAGACGGATACCGCAGTGA
- a CDS encoding DnaD domain protein, whose protein sequence is MELKAKDGYRSEVLRPLGADALNSLMSLYQPLVGCAGAALYLTLISEAKHQRSFEPHGRLCQIMNMDITVLERARRKLEEMMLMRSYMKTGEGKDNYIYVLYPPLEADRFFKHEVLGRLYARIMGAKQYQLSMNKLAHIELSREGFDEVTEQFKSSVIENWDAESEEQFSRIKPTYNFDAGDHPAIHFDYERFLGRASNLVFPIEARTHDNLRLIGELATMYGLGADEMLILVGRCTDNASNTLDGEKLRSMAFVMKAKKPAKKSSEDPYDLPPVAFLQSKQNGVPVQDGDKRIIEKLITEMKMDPKIVNLLLEYVLSISDNKLVPNFVASIAAAWIRSGIDTPEKAMAEMKKPRSTAGRKSNRKDVLPDYYVQMKSGEEKEAEKEPDFDREEFEEIRRRLREQEG, encoded by the coding sequence ATGGAACTGAAAGCGAAAGACGGATACCGCAGTGAAGTATTGCGGCCGCTGGGCGCCGACGCGCTGAACTCATTGATGTCTCTGTATCAGCCGCTCGTCGGCTGTGCCGGGGCAGCGCTGTATCTGACGTTAATCAGCGAAGCCAAGCACCAGCGTTCCTTTGAACCGCATGGCCGGCTGTGTCAGATCATGAATATGGATATCACCGTCTTGGAGCGGGCGCGGCGCAAGCTGGAAGAAATGATGCTGATGCGCAGCTACATGAAAACCGGTGAAGGCAAGGACAACTATATCTACGTTTTGTATCCACCGCTAGAAGCCGACCGGTTTTTTAAGCATGAGGTTTTAGGCCGGCTGTATGCACGGATCATGGGCGCGAAGCAATATCAGCTCTCGATGAATAAGCTGGCGCATATTGAACTGTCGCGGGAAGGCTTTGATGAAGTTACCGAACAATTCAAAAGCTCGGTTATCGAAAACTGGGATGCCGAAAGTGAAGAGCAGTTCTCCAGAATCAAGCCGACCTATAATTTCGACGCCGGGGATCATCCGGCGATCCACTTTGATTATGAACGTTTCTTAGGCCGGGCGAGCAACCTCGTCTTCCCGATTGAAGCCCGCACGCATGATAATCTGCGGCTGATCGGCGAACTGGCGACGATGTATGGCTTAGGCGCGGATGAGATGTTGATTTTGGTCGGCCGCTGTACGGATAATGCGAGCAATACGCTGGATGGGGAGAAACTGCGCTCGATGGCGTTTGTCATGAAGGCGAAGAAGCCGGCGAAGAAATCCTCGGAGGATCCGTATGATCTGCCCCCGGTGGCCTTTCTGCAGTCAAAACAGAACGGCGTCCCGGTTCAGGATGGCGATAAGCGGATCATTGAGAAGCTGATCACTGAGATGAAAATGGATCCGAAAATCGTCAATCTGTTATTGGAATATGTGCTTTCGATCAGCGACAACAAGCTGGTGCCCAACTTTGTCGCTTCGATCGCTGCCGCATGGATCCGCTCGGGAATCGACACTCCCGAGAAAGCCATGGCCGAGATGAAGAAGCCTCGCAGTACTGCCGGCCGCAAATCCAACCGCAAGGATGTGCTGCCGGACTACTATGTCCAGATGAAGAGCGGGGAAGAAAAAGAAGCTGAGAAGGAGCCGGATTTTGATCGGGAAGAATTTGAAGAGATACGCCGGCGTTTGCGCGAGCAGGAGGGATAA